A segment of the uncultured Desulfobulbus sp. genome:
GCGTTTTTCGCGGAACGCTTCTGGCGGCATGGCGCATTTTACGGTGTCATCCTTTCTCTCGAGGCGGCTACGATCCAGTCAAATGAAATCGCGGCCCTTTTTTTCGACAGTGCCTCATGTATCGAGGCTTTTCTAGGTAGATAAGACTATGGATCTTCAAAGAGCCTTTTTGGCCGTTGTACTCTCGTTTTTTATTCTGGTCGGATACCAGTATTTTTTTGTGAAGCACACTCCGCCAGCACCGCAAACGCCTGTGCAAACCGAACAGACGGCCGGACAGGCTCCAGCGGCGAGTACGCCGGCTGCAACCCCGGCGGTGGCAACGGATATCCCAGCGGTTGCGGTGGATGCACAGGCACGCGATATCACTATCAATACCCCCCTGTTTCAGGCTGTCGTCAACGAGCAGGGTGGTGGTGTGAAAAATTTTGTTCTGAAACAGTATCGGACTACCCACGACAAAGATTCCGGGCCGATGGAGTTGATTACCGGCAAAAATCCTGCAGATCTCCCGGTCTTGTTCTCCCTCGATAACGGTGCGGGTAACTTCCTGCCTCTTTTTCATGCCGATAAAGACAGCCTGACCCTGACGGAGCAAACGGGATCCGGCAGCGTGGTCATGAGTGCGCAAACGCCCGAAGGCTTGCAGATCAAGCGGACCCTGTCGTGCAAGGGGGATAGTTATCTGGTCGATGTTGCCTACACCCTGGTCAACACCACCGATAAGGCCATCCAGGTTTCTCCGGCCCTCTCATTGTCCAACAGACCCTTTGAACACGCCAGCCAGACGAGCCAGTATCTTTTTTCCGGGCCAGCCGCCTATGTGAATGGCCAATTGGTCGAAACCAAAGCTAAAAAATTAACCGACGGACCGGTGGTGCTCAGTGGCAAGGTCAGTTGGGTGGGATATGTCGACAACTACTTCATGGCCTCGGTGGTGCCGACTTCGGCGAACGCGCACAGCGTCACCCTCCAGGGATCTGAGGCCCACGTTCGCACCGTTCTTTCCGAGGGCATTGTTTCCATCCCCGGCGGGGAAAGCCAAACCTTCACCTACACACTCTACTTTGGTCCTAAAAAAATAGAGGTTCTTCAAACGGCCGGTCACGACCTGGCTGGAGCTGTCAACTTCGGTTGGTTTGATCTGCTGGCCAAGCCCATGCTCTGGCTGCTCAATTTCTTCCATCGTTTCAGCGGCAACTACGGTATTGCCATCATCCTGCTCACCGTTCTCGTGAAAGGCGCCTTCTGGCCGATTACCCAGAAGGGCATGAAGTCGATGAAGAACATGCAGAAGCTGCAGCCGAAAATTGCCAAGCTTCGCGAGCGGTTCAAAGACGATCCCGCCCAGATGAACCAGGAAATGATGGCCCTGTACAAAACCTACAAGGTCAACCCCATTGGCGGCTGTCTGCCGATGGTGATCCAGATACCGTTTTTCTTTGCCCTGTACCGGGTGCTCATGGCGGCAATTGAGTTGCGTCATGCCCCGTTCATGCTGTGGATCAATGACCTCTCCGCTCCGGATCGACTGTGGATAGGTTTTGATATTCCCTACCTTCACGGCATTCCGGTGCTGACGCTGTTGATGGGCGCTTCCATGTATCTCCAGCAGAAGATGACACCGACCACGGCTGACCCCAATCAGGCTCGAATTATGCAATTTCTGCCGATCGTTTTTACTTTCATGTTCCTGAACTTTGCCTCCGGATTGGTGCTGTACTGGTTTGTCAACAACCTGTTGTCAATTCTCCAGCAGTATCTTATCAACCGGCAAGTAAAGGCCTGAACCTCTGACGATAAAACGGTACCTATGGGAAAGGGAAAAGATTTCTACGGAAAAGATATATCCGAAGTCATTGAAGAGGCCTGCCGCGAACTTGGTGCCTCTCGGGAAGAGTTGAATATCGAGGTGTTGGAAACCGGATCCGCCGGCATTTTCGGACTGTGCAAGAAAAAAGCGCATATCCGAGTGCAGCGTAAGGAAGACGCCCCTGTTAACGTCGCCCAGACGGAAAGCGTGACCCCCTCCGAACCTGAGGTGAAGCAACAGACTCCGCCTGCACCTGAGAAGCGGGAAACGGTTGAGCAGAAGGCGCCTTCGGAAGCGGTGAGCAAACCTGCGGACAAGGCTTCGAGCCCTGCGCAGGAGACAACCGAGGCCGTGGAACCGGAAGCGGACGACCACAATGCCGAGACCGAGGATTCCGCCGGACTTGAACCTCCATCGGAGGCAGGGTTGGCGGCAATCCGCGCCGATCTGCAACATCTCCTCACCCTGATGGGGTTGCCCTCGGAGGTGGACGTTCGTTTTGAAGATAATACGGTTCACTGCCACATTACCGGCCCCCATGAGGAGCAGGTGGTCGGGACTGAAGGCCGGACTCTGGACAGTCTGCAGTATCTGTTGCGCAAGATGGTGGCCAGCCATTTGCCGGATCGAATCATGCTGGCGCTGAATGCCGGCGATTTTCGTGAGCGGCGTGCAGAAGAGCTGAAAGTCAAGGCGGTCGAACTGGCCGACCTGGTCAAAGCCGATGGAAAAACCCAATCCATTCCGGCCCTGAATCCATCGGAGAGAAGGGTGGTGCACATGGTGCTGCAGGAAGACAAGGGGGTTCGCAGTCGTTCCGTGGGCGAAGGGCTTTTTAAAAAGGTGCTGATTTACAAACCTGGCAAGGGCCGACGTCCTGCCGGGAAAAAGCGTCGTGGAGGCCAAGGTGGCCGCTCATCCGGCGACTGATACCATTGCGGCCATCGCCACCGCCCCCGGAACAGGAGGGATAGGCATCATCCGTATTTCAGGACCGGATGCCCTTTCCCTCCTGGAGCATATCTTCCTTCCTCATAAATCTCCCTCCACCTACGCCAGCCATCGTCTCTACTACGGCTCCGTGACCAACGGCAGCGGCCGGGTTTTGGACGAGGCCTTGGCCGTCTATATGCGTGCGCCCCATACCTACACCTGCGAAGATGTGGTCGAATTGCAATGCCATGGCTCCTATGTTGTCCTGCAGGAGATACTGCGCACGGTCTTTGAACGGGGAGCCCGTCCGGCTGAACCTGGAGAATTCACCAAACGGGCCTTCCTCGGCGGCAGAATCGATTTGACCCGAGCCGAGGCGGTTGTCGATCTTTTGCAGGCACAGACGGAACGAGGTGCGCAGTTGGCCGCGAACCAACTGCAGGGTGCGTTGTTTGCCCAACTCGAGGCAATCCGTACGCAGCTCATGCAGATTCTTGCCCTGCTTGAGGTGGCCATTGATTTTCCCGATGATGATGTGGAAATCGTACAGCATGATCAGGTGCAGCGACAACTGCGCCAGGAGGTGTTGGCACCCCTGGAGCGACTGTTGGTCCTGGCCGATCAGGGGCGAATCGTCCGTGAGGGGATCAAGGTTGTACTCGCCGGTCAGCCCAATGTCGGCAAATCCAGTTTGTTGAATGCGCTCCTCCAGGAAGATCGCGCCCTGGTGACCTCGGTTCCCGGAACGACCCGCGATACCATTGAAGAGCGGTTTGCCATTCGGGGCATTCCGGTGTTCCTGATTGATACCGCCGGAATACGCCAGCATCAAGACCCGGTTGAAGCCCTGGGAATCGAACGAGCCCGGCAAAAGATGCAGCAGGCCGATCTGGTGCTCTTCCTGGTCGATGCCTGCGAGGGACTGGGACCTGCCGAGCAGGATCTGTACGCAACGATCCGCGACAAGGCGCACATTGTGGTGGTCAACAAGGCGGATTTGGTGGACGAACCGAGAATTTCCGCATTGGCGCAAAACTTCTCAGGCGGCGTGGTGGTTGCTATTTCAGCCAAGCATGGGCAGGGTATTGAGGAACTGCTGGAATCGATCTATCAGTGCGTGATCGGTGAGGGAGCTGAGTTGTGCGAACAGATGACCTGTGCCCCCAACACCCGGCACAAGGCCATTTTAGCAAAAACGCTTGAAGCCTGCCGCAGTCTGGAGAAGGCTATTGACGAGGGCGCCCCGGTTGATCTGCTTGCGGTGGAAGTCCAGACTGCCCTGGATTTTATTGGTGACATTACCGGCTTGACCACCCCCGATGATGTGCTTGATCTGGTCTTCAGTCAGTTTTGCATAGGTAAGTAGGAAGTCCTTCGGCGCAACGTGTCGAGCGGGCGGAAAAAAACTCCCACGGCAATGGACCATTCATTGCGGTGGGAGTGTCGGCACGAACAACGGCGATGTTGCCGGCTTCTCGCTTAGATCTCGCCGAAACTGTCGCTGAAGAGCTTGTTGATCGCGGCAATGCCGTCATCGCTGAGATAGCGCGTGCCGGAACCGACAAAGGTGTTGTAGCAGATACGGGGGGTGTCTTCCTGCCATTCACCCTCTTTCCAAGAATACCACTGGCTCCGGTTCTGGTCGTAGACATGCAGTGGTCTGTTAAAGAGTTTGGCCAGCTCAACCGCCCATCCGGTTCCACCCTTGACCGAGTTGTCCTCCAGAATGGTTCCCACCACAAACACCTGATGCCCCTTGTTGACCATGTGAAAGATGGTCTGGAGGACGCGACGAATTTTTTCGGTCTCGTAATAGGTCCGGTTCATCATCCGCGATGCCAGCTCCATGCTGATATCGCCCCGCATCAAATCTTCCTCGCTTAAGGTCACCGTATTTGTATCCCGATTGAGGCGATGGCCTTCAAAGGTAAAAACGGTTTCCTGTACCCCATATTTCTCGGCATTTTCGCCGAAAAGGGACTCGGCGCCTTTCAATCCGCCGTGATACAACGTGCAGTCCTGTGCATTCATAGTCTGTGTTTCCTGTGTAAGCGTTCAAAGGTAAGTGGTTGAGATCAAGCAATGTGGTGCTCTGATCCGCGGAACCGGTTGCATAGGTAGAGCTGTTGGCCTCGCAACGCGCAAGAGGGTACATTCAGTGTGTTGCGCGTCGTACGTCGTTGTCTTCGCCCAAGTCACATAACCATCCGAGCAGGTCTTGCACCAGCTAAAAAGTTTGGACGATCAGCCCTTGTTCTCTTCGTTTTTTTTTGCAACGACAACGGCTATTTGGTGGCCTTGAAGAATACCCTCTGGGGGGCCGGATATCCTTCTATAGTAAGCCGAGGATTATCCTTGTCAATGAAATCTTGGTAGGACTCGAACTCCATCCACGCGGTTCGCCGTTGTTCCTCGCTACTCATGTCATGTTGGCAGAAACATTCCACCTGGGAAAAACCCGCACGGGTGAGCCAGTTATGGAGGCAGGAAGCCGTGGGGACGAACCAGGTTCCCGGAACCTTTGCATAGGTCTGTTCGGGAAACAGGGCGATGGATGCATCCCCTGGAATGGCCTGGGATTCGATCAGGAGCCAACCGCCGGGCTTGAGTGCGCTCAAGAGTTCCTGTAACGCGCCAATGGGCGAAGGACGATGGTAGAGTATTCCCATGCAGAAGATGACGTCAAAGCTTTCCGGAAAGAGGGTGAGATGCTCTATGCCCAGAAGCTCGACCTTGAGGTTGTCCTGGGCGGCAAAGGTGTTGAGCAGGGAAAAGGCGAAATAATGGTGGACATAGGGTTCAAATCCAAGGACGAAGGCAGGGGCGTGCGGCACCATACGGAACATGTAATAGCCGTTATTGCACCCGATATCGGCAATGACCTTGCCGCTGAGGTCGGGAAGGTGGGGGGCAAGACGATTCCATTTACGCTGACTGCGCCATTCCGCGTCGATGTCGATGTCGAACACCGAAAACGGTCCCTTGCGCCAGGGCATCAGTCCCTTGAGAATGGCGTATAACCGCTCGTGCTCGGTGGGGGAGAGGTCTTCAGCGGTGCCGATGCGGACCACATCGCCATTGAAATCACACCGGGAGGCGCGGAGATGGGCAACTTCTTCAAGGGGACGACGATAGCGGAGAAAACCTTTTTTCTCCTGGTTGATCCAGGCCTCTTTTTGGGCCAGGAGGCGGGAGATCGGATCCTGGTCGACTGTGGGAAAAAAATCAAAGAACGGCATTTCGTTTGACGGCGACAATCGAGGTGAAATTAAACCATTTAAAGTAGGGTTCGATCTCGGAGAAGCCCGCATCCTTCAGCAGGGCGATATTTTCCTCAAGGGAAAAAGGGATCAATACGTTTTCCAGGGCTTCGCGTTTAGCGGCGATTTCCAGCTCGGAATAGCCCTGCTGTCGTTTGAAGTTATGGTAAATATCTATGAAATCGCGGTTCAGACGTGTTGCATGCGAGATGGTTTTTTCGCTGAGAAATAAAATACCGTCCTCGGGCAGAGCGTCGAAAATGCGCTGGACAAAGGCTGTACGCGCCAAAGGGCGTAAAAATTGGAGGGTGTAATTGCAGATCACGGCTGCTGCCTCGGGCAAGGGGCAGGTGGTGATATCGTCCTGACGAAACTCGATCAGGGTGGCCTTGCTGAACATGGCGGTTTTTTTCCGGGCTTTTTCCAGCATGGCAGGAGCGTTGTCGATCCCGACAAAGTTGAACTGATCCAGCGGCAGGCGACGGCTGAGTTCAAGCAGGGTCGTGCCGGTGGAGCAGCCCAGATCGTAGAGCGTTGTCCCTCGCTGCGGCCGGCAGGCCAGGAGTTGCGCCATGCCTTCGATGACCCCGCGATAGTAGGGGATGGAGCGGCTGATCATATCGTCAAACACTTCGGCGACATGATCATTGAAGGTAAAATCTTCGCCTACCTTCCCGGTTGCATAGAGTGTGTCTTCACCCATAGGGCTATGTAAAACAGAGGAAATTCGGTGATAAATGGGCTGTGGGTTATGTCCCCCAGGCGTGGAATACGAACCGAAGTCCTTACCATAGTGTTCCCCTTTCTGGGTAGGGAAAAATGATGGCCTGGTAAAAAGTCAAACAACTGAAGACCACGTATGGTGAAATCACCGCGCGGACCATCGCTTCTGCAACTGGTGCAGAAGCGATGGTTGTATGAGTGCATGGTGCGGAACCCTGCAGTGGAATTCAGGAATGAAAACCGTTGGGGTTGTTGGACTGCCATCGCCAGCTGTCTGCGCACATCTCGTCGAGACCGAACTCGGCTTTCCACCCCAGTTCCTCCAGGGCCTTTGCCGGATCGGCATAGCATTGGGCGATATCCCCGGGGCGCCGGTCAACGATGGTGTAGGGGATCGGTGTGCCACAGGCTCGGCCAAAGGCGGCAACCATCTCCAGAACCGAGTAGCCACGTCCAGTGCCGAGGTTGTAGATGACGACTCCGGGGTGCTCCTCCAGTTTTTCTATGGCCTGCAAATGGCCCCGTGCCAGATCGACCACATGGATGAAGTCGCGAACCCCGGTCCCATCGGGGGTGGGATAGTCATTGCCGAACACCGAGAGTCGGGCCAGTTTGCCGATAGCCACCTGGGCGATAAAGGGCATCAGGTTGTTGGGGATACCGTTGGGATCCTCTCCTATTTGCCCGCTTGGGTGGGCCCCGACCGGGTTGAAGTAACGCAGCAAGACCACGTTCCATTGCGGATCGGCCCGATGCAGATCCTGCAGGATTTCCTCGGTCATCAATTTGGTGCGGCCATAGGGATTGGTGCAGGAGAGGGGGAAATCTTCACGAATGGGAACAGATGCCGGATCGCCGTACACGGTGGCCGAAGAGGAAAAGACGATGTTGAACAGGCCCCGTTCTGCCATCACTGTACAAAGGTTGAGGGTTGAGTCGAGGTTGTTTTTGTAATAGCGCAGCGGTTGTGCAACCGACTCGCCCACCGCCTTCAAACCGGCAAAATGGATCACCGCCCCGGCCTCGCCGATGCGTTCAAATGTGGTCCGGAGGACGTCGAGGTCGCAGAGGTCGACTTGATGGAAATCAAGCGACTTGCCGGTGAGTGCCTCCACGCGGGTAAGGGCTTCGCGGGAGGCATTGGAGAGATTGTCGATGACGCTTACCCTGTGCCCTGAGTTCAACAATTCCAGGCAGGTATGGCTACCTATGTAGCCAGCGCCACCTGTGACGACAACATGCATGTGATGGGCTCCTTACAGCAGAAAGAGGTGGGGAAGGACGCAGCGGAACAATGCAGATCGACTTCCCTGAGAAAGTTTGCTATCTTTTATCCGCGTTTCCGGTGTTTGTTCTCAAAATGGAGGAGAACGCCGGTCAGGTAGGGCTGGACGTCCAAGGCCTGATCGGTGCAAACACCAATGATTCTATCTTGAACAGGAGGCAGTATGCCATACGTCAGTATCCGTGTCGCTGGAAAACTTACCAAAGAACAAAAACAGAAAATTGCCAAGGGCGTGACCGAGGTCATCTCCGAGGCGGCCAATAAGCCCAAGGAGGCTGTATTGCTGTTCATCGACGAGGAATCCCGGGAGAATATCGCCAAAGGTGGCGTGCTGATCGAGGATATGTAAGTCGTGGATCAGGGGCAGGCTGTCGAGCGGTTGGCGCAGTTGCGTGAGCAACTTCGTTTTCATGCGCATCGTTACTACGTGCTGGATGATCCAATTATTTCCGATGGCGAATACGATCGTCTTTTTCGCGAATTGCTGGATCTTGAAACGAAATATCCGCAACTCGTCAGCGATGACTCACCAAGCCATCGCGTCGGCGGTCTGCCGTTGCCCTCCTTCCAGCCGGCTGAGCACATCACCCCCATGCTCAGCCTGGATAACATTTTCAGCGCTGAAGAGCTCATTGCCTTTGTCGAGAGGCTGCTTCGCTATCTGCGTACCGATCAAGAGGTCAGCTATATCTGCGAGCCGAAGTTGGATGGGCTTGCGGTCGAATTGGTGTATCGTGACGGTCTGTTGGTTCTGGGAGCAACCCGCGGCGATGGGTTTGTCGGTGAAAATGTAACTGCCCAGTTGCGCACGGTGGCTTCGATCCCTCTTCGTCTCCAGGGCGCAGCTCACCCCGATGTACTGGTCGTGCGCGGTGAGGTTTTTCTTGGCAAGCAAGGCTTTACCAGGCTCAATCAGCAGCGGCAGGAGGCAGGGGAGTCGCTGTTTGCCAATCCGAGAAACGCCGCGGCTGGTTCTCTGCGGCAGCTTGATCCCAGGATTACCGCCAAGCGGCCTTTGCAGTTTTTCGTGTATGGCGTCGCCAACCCCGAAACCCTCTCCGTGGGCGGCCAGGAAGCCACCTTGCATGCCTTGGGCGAGATGGGATTTCCGGTGAATCCCCTGATTCAGCGATGTGCCAACATTAATGAGGTGGAACAGCAGTACCGCAAGATGCTTGAGTTGCGCCATGATCTCGCCTACGAGATCGACGGCATGGTGGTCAAGGTCGACGAGCTTGACCTGCAACAACGGTTGGGAGCAACGGCGCGGTCGCCGCGCTGGGCGGTCGCCTGGAAATTCCCGGCCATTCAGGCAACCACGGTCATTGAGACGGTCGAATTTCAGGTCGGCAGGACCGGTGCGGTCACACCCGTTGCCCACCTGCGTCCGGTCGAGGTCAACGGTGTCCTGGTGAAAAGGGCCACGCTGCACAATCAGGACGAGATTCTCCGCAAAGACCTGCGTATCGGCGATACCGTCTTGGTGCAGCGTGCCGGCGATGTTATTCCCGAGGTTGTCAAGGCGATAACTGACCAGCGAAACGGGGCGGAGCAGGTCATCGAATTTCCCCGCATGTGTCCGGAATGCGCCCATCCCTTGGTCAGCAGTCCAACGGAGGCGGTTGTACGCTGCGTCAACCCGGAATGTCCAGCGCAACAGCTGCAAAAATTGATTTTCTTTGCCGGAAAGAATGGGCTGGACTTGGAAGGGCTGGGGAAAAAAAATGTCGAGCAGCTGGTCCGTGAAGGACTTGTCCGTGGGCCTGCTGATTTTTTTCGTCTTGACCGTGCACGCCTCGCGGCTCTTGATGGGTGGGGCGAAAAATCCGCCGGGAAATTACTGGAGGCCGTGTCGTCCAGAAAGGAGCTCCCACTGGGCCGTCTGCTTGCCGCCTTGGGGATACGTCATGTGGGCGAGGTCACCGCTGCTTTGCTGGGCGAACATTTTCCCGAGCTGGAGGCCTTGATGCGTGCAGACAAGGACCAGCTGCTGCACATCGAAGGCATCGGCGAGCAGACCGCGGATTCGCTGCTTGAGTTTTTTCGTGATCCGGCAACCCTGGTCATGCTGGAGGACTTGACCCGGGTCGGCCTGCGCATTCAGCCCACCGTTGCGGAGAAAAATGGTTCCACCCTTGAAGGGCGTGTGTTCGTCTTTACAGGGACTCTGGAGCAGCTTTCCCGGGACGAGGCCAAACAGCTGGCAAAACGGCACGGTGCCCAGGTCGCGACCAGTATCAGCACACGCGTGACCGATGTCGTGGTTGGCGCCAAAGCCGGCTCCAAACAAAAAAAGGCCCAGGAGATGGGGTTGCGAATTTTGCAGGAGAGCCAATTCCTCGGGCTTGTGAGGGAAACGCCATGACGGCGATAAAATGTGTCCATGCCCGAGTGCACGGCCGAGTGCAGCGGGTCGCGTTCCGCGAATATACCAGGAGAAAGGCGCTTGAGTTGCACCTTGCCGGCTGGGTGAGAAACTGCGCCGACGGGACGGTGGAGGTATGGGCCGAAGGGGAGGCGCGACAGATTGAGCAGCTGCTTTCCTGGCTCCACCAAGGTTCTCCCTTTTCGCAAGTGACCCGAGTGGATTATAATGAAGAAATTCCTTCAGGGAGCACCGCTCCATTTGAGATTCGTTTCACTCCCTAGCTCGAAATGGTGTTTCGAGGAGAAGCGTTTCGTTCAACATAAACAATAAAAGACCAACCTTACACTATGAAAAAACTGCAAATCCCCACCGGGGAGCCCGCTGGCCGGATTGTCTGCCAGCAGTGCGGCAACGCCAAGAATTTTGTGGAAGTTGCCGAAAATGTCTTGGTGACGACCTACTATACGCAAAACAGCGACGGATCGTTTACGCCGGAGGATAATTCGACCGAGATATTTGGCGAGGTGAAGTTCATCTGCGGCAAGTGCGGCCAGGATATGACCCAGTTCCATGCCCACTTCCTCGAGATGTCGTTCTGAGAGGGGGGCAATGCTGTCGACGGTCGGCACTATGAGGCCAGGATAACTTATGGAAGTGATAATGTAAGGATGGAGGGACGCTTGATCCATAAGAGACGGCATCGGCGGGTGGAGCGTTTGCGGACGATAGTACAATAAAAAAAGGGCTGCCCTTTGCAGAGCAGCCCTTTTATACAACGAAATTCCGCTATGGAATCAGACACAACCGGTGGGTTTCGGCAGACCGGCCATCTTACAGGCACCTTTGCCAGGTCCAGACGGGAACAGCTCGTAGATGCGTTTCAGCGGGAAGCCGGTGGTTTTGGAAAGGATACGAACCATGGGAGCGATACCGTTCTTCTTGTAGTACTCCTGGAGAGCGTCGATAACTTTCTGGTGCTCGTCGGTGATATCGGCGATACCTTCAACGGTCTTTACATAGTCTACCCAGTTCTCGTCCCACTCCTCAGCACCTTTCAACAGGAAGCCGTCTTCGTCTACCTCGTAGCTCTTACCTTTGTGCTCAATACTTGCCATGTGTTCCTCCTTGGCCGAAGTGTTTATTATTGATGAGTAATCAAATCCTATTCTAAAAAATCAACACTTAATTACTATAGGGGGGGGCCTTTGTCAAGCAGACAGCCTGATTTTTTTGAATGAGGTCTCAGACATTTTTTGCTCGTGAAAAGGCGCATTTTTCTCTGGTAACTTGCTGACAAATTGGACATAATGCCAGCTTCAAAAATGAACATACTTTGTCGAGTGCTTGTGGAGATGCATCTATCATGCTGAATATCATTAGAAAAAATGCCCAATCCATCGTCATTCAGGCGGTGGTGGTCATCATTGCCGTTGTCTTTGTCTTTTGGGGAGTCGGATCCAAGCTGAGGAACTCCTCCAATGCCATGGCAGTGGTCAACGGCAAGGAGATCGGTTTCCGGGAGTTCAAGCAGAGCTACGACCGGGCGGTTGAGCAGTACAAGGAGCAGTTTGGCGGCCAGTTGCCGGAGAAGCTGTTGGAAAGCATCCACCTCAAGGAGCAGGTGCTCAACCAGTTGGTGCAGCGGGAGTTGCTGCGTCAAGGGGCCGAGAAGGTCGGAATTCGGATCAGCAGGGAGGCCACCCAGCGCAAGATCAAGACCATTCCCGCCTTCACCCAGAATGGGCATTTTGATCTGGATCAATACAAGACCGTGCTTGAGCACAATCGGCTTTCGCCCAATACTTTTGAAAGCGGCATTCATGATGACCTCCTTATTTCCCGGGCGACCGATCTCATTGGCAGCTTTGCGGATATGCCCGGAGCGGAGATGGATAATTGGCTCGCCTATATCGATCAGGAGATCAAGCTCGCCTATGCGGTGATCACCCCGGAGCAGTACGCGGATAAGGTGGAGGTCACTGACGATGCATTGAAAACCTGGTACGAGGCCCATAAGCTCAACTACAAGACAGCCCCGCAGGTCAAGCTGGCCTATTTGAGTTTTGCCTATGCCGATGCCGCCAAATCCGAGGCGGTCAGCGACGAGGATCTGCAGGCCTATTATCAGGCGCATCTGGCAAATTATCAGGTTCCTGAGAAACGACGGGCACGCCACATCCTCTTCCGTGTGGAGGAAGATGCCTCCGATGAGGTGAAGGCCGCGAAAAAGGCGGAGGCGCAAAAAGTGCTGGAGCAGATCCGCCAAGGTGCGGATTTTGCCGCGATGGCCCAAAAATACAGTGACGACAGTTCAAAGGAGCGCGGTGGTGACCTCGGTTTTTTCAGTCGCGGGCAGATGGTCCCTGCCTTTGAAGACAGCTCTTTTTCCCTGAAACCGGGGGAAGTCAGCCAGGTTGTCGAGACGCCCTTTGGCTACCATCTGATCAAGGTCGAGGAGGTCCAGCCGGAGAAAACCCGTGGTTTTGCCGAGGTCAAGGAGGATATTCGTCAACAGTTGGCCCAGAAAGACGCGCAATCAACGGCCTTTAAGAATGCCTCGACCACCTACGAGGCCATTATCCGGGCAGGCAGTCTGGACAAATACAGTGAAAAAGGCGGGGGCGACATCCGCCACACCGATTTCTTTGCCCAGGACAACCCGCCCAAGATGGACATGGCCGGTGACAGTACCTTCCTCCAGGCCGCCTTTGCCCTGCGCAAGGGAGAGTTGAGTTCCATTGTCGAGACCGCAAAGGGGTACGCCATTATCTTTGCCGAAGATGTCAAGGAACCGCAGATGCCGGAGCTGGCAGCCGTGCGGGAGCGCGTTGTCGCCGATTTTACCCGGGAAAAGAGCAGCGAGCTTGCGCGGTCGGCGGCCGAGTCCTCTCTGGCCAAGGCCAAGGAGGCAGGTGCCTGGCCGGAAGGGCTGGAGAAAAAAGAATCGGCCTTTGTCAAGCGCATCGGTGACCCCGCAGGGATTCCCGAGCCCATACGCAAAGATGCCTTTAGTCGTCTTGGCATTGCCGCCTTTCCGGATCAGGTCCTGAGCGAAGGGGCATCCTTCTCCCTGTATCAAATCCTTGATTCCCGTATCGGAAAAAGTGAGCTGGATGGCGCCAAGCGGAAACGTTTTGAGGAGCAGCTGCTCGCTTCCCAGAAAAATATCCTGCTGACCTCCTGGCTTGGTCAGCTGAGAAAGGACGCCAAGATCTGGATCAATACCCAGATGCTGCAATAGTTGCCTCTTTTTGATGCATATCTTTTGAAAGGACACGCCCTTTTATGGGCGTGTCCTTTTTTCCGCTTCTGTGGTTTAATGAATCCATGTTGGTATGCAGAAGCGCTTTTCACGAAATGGCCACTGCCGCGAGTGGCGCAATCATTGTTGTCATTGTCGTAAGAAGCC
Coding sequences within it:
- the galE gene encoding UDP-glucose 4-epimerase GalE; translated protein: MHVVVTGGAGYIGSHTCLELLNSGHRVSVIDNLSNASREALTRVEALTGKSLDFHQVDLCDLDVLRTTFERIGEAGAVIHFAGLKAVGESVAQPLRYYKNNLDSTLNLCTVMAERGLFNIVFSSSATVYGDPASVPIREDFPLSCTNPYGRTKLMTEEILQDLHRADPQWNVVLLRYFNPVGAHPSGQIGEDPNGIPNNLMPFIAQVAIGKLARLSVFGNDYPTPDGTGVRDFIHVVDLARGHLQAIEKLEEHPGVVIYNLGTGRGYSVLEMVAAFGRACGTPIPYTIVDRRPGDIAQCYADPAKALEELGWKAEFGLDEMCADSWRWQSNNPNGFHS
- a CDS encoding 4-oxalocrotonate tautomerase family protein, whose product is MPYVSIRVAGKLTKEQKQKIAKGVTEVISEAANKPKEAVLLFIDEESRENIAKGGVLIEDM
- the ligA gene encoding NAD-dependent DNA ligase LigA; protein product: MDQGQAVERLAQLREQLRFHAHRYYVLDDPIISDGEYDRLFRELLDLETKYPQLVSDDSPSHRVGGLPLPSFQPAEHITPMLSLDNIFSAEELIAFVERLLRYLRTDQEVSYICEPKLDGLAVELVYRDGLLVLGATRGDGFVGENVTAQLRTVASIPLRLQGAAHPDVLVVRGEVFLGKQGFTRLNQQRQEAGESLFANPRNAAAGSLRQLDPRITAKRPLQFFVYGVANPETLSVGGQEATLHALGEMGFPVNPLIQRCANINEVEQQYRKMLELRHDLAYEIDGMVVKVDELDLQQRLGATARSPRWAVAWKFPAIQATTVIETVEFQVGRTGAVTPVAHLRPVEVNGVLVKRATLHNQDEILRKDLRIGDTVLVQRAGDVIPEVVKAITDQRNGAEQVIEFPRMCPECAHPLVSSPTEAVVRCVNPECPAQQLQKLIFFAGKNGLDLEGLGKKNVEQLVREGLVRGPADFFRLDRARLAALDGWGEKSAGKLLEAVSSRKELPLGRLLAALGIRHVGEVTAALLGEHFPELEALMRADKDQLLHIEGIGEQTADSLLEFFRDPATLVMLEDLTRVGLRIQPTVAEKNGSTLEGRVFVFTGTLEQLSRDEAKQLAKRHGAQVATSISTRVTDVVVGAKAGSKQKKAQEMGLRILQESQFLGLVRETP
- a CDS encoding acylphosphatase; the encoded protein is MTAIKCVHARVHGRVQRVAFREYTRRKALELHLAGWVRNCADGTVEVWAEGEARQIEQLLSWLHQGSPFSQVTRVDYNEEIPSGSTAPFEIRFTP
- a CDS encoding TusE/DsrC/DsvC family sulfur relay protein, encoding MASIEHKGKSYEVDEDGFLLKGAEEWDENWVDYVKTVEGIADITDEHQKVIDALQEYYKKNGIAPMVRILSKTTGFPLKRIYELFPSGPGKGACKMAGLPKPTGCV
- a CDS encoding SurA N-terminal domain-containing protein; the protein is MLNIIRKNAQSIVIQAVVVIIAVVFVFWGVGSKLRNSSNAMAVVNGKEIGFREFKQSYDRAVEQYKEQFGGQLPEKLLESIHLKEQVLNQLVQRELLRQGAEKVGIRISREATQRKIKTIPAFTQNGHFDLDQYKTVLEHNRLSPNTFESGIHDDLLISRATDLIGSFADMPGAEMDNWLAYIDQEIKLAYAVITPEQYADKVEVTDDALKTWYEAHKLNYKTAPQVKLAYLSFAYADAAKSEAVSDEDLQAYYQAHLANYQVPEKRRARHILFRVEEDASDEVKAAKKAEAQKVLEQIRQGADFAAMAQKYSDDSSKERGGDLGFFSRGQMVPAFEDSSFSLKPGEVSQVVETPFGYHLIKVEEVQPEKTRGFAEVKEDIRQQLAQKDAQSTAFKNASTTYEAIIRAGSLDKYSEKGGGDIRHTDFFAQDNPPKMDMAGDSTFLQAAFALRKGELSSIVETAKGYAIIFAEDVKEPQMPELAAVRERVVADFTREKSSELARSAAESSLAKAKEAGAWPEGLEKKESAFVKRIGDPAGIPEPIRKDAFSRLGIAAFPDQVLSEGASFSLYQILDSRIGKSELDGAKRKRFEEQLLASQKNILLTSWLGQLRKDAKIWINTQMLQ